From one Caldichromatium japonicum genomic stretch:
- the ubiE gene encoding bifunctional demethylmenaquinone methyltransferase/2-methoxy-6-polyprenyl-1,4-benzoquinol methylase UbiE produces the protein MSDQHTTDFGYQRVPVEEKAKRVRAVFDSVAERYDLMNDLMSFGIHRLWKRHTIELAGVRRGQRVLDLAAGTGDLAARFAGLVGPEGLVVMTDINARMLNEGRDRLLDRGRVGNVAYCLVNAEQIPFADDQFDCITIGFGLRNVTHKQKALEEMFRVLKPGGRALVLEFSHPRSKPLSKLYDLYSFNVLPTLGRLVVNDPDSYRYLAESIRVHPDQETLRAMMEAAGFERCDYFNLTGGIVAIHRGYKL, from the coding sequence ATGTCCGATCAGCACACTACCGATTTCGGCTACCAGCGGGTTCCGGTCGAGGAGAAGGCCAAGCGGGTGCGCGCGGTCTTCGATTCGGTTGCCGAGCGCTATGACCTGATGAACGATCTGATGTCGTTCGGCATCCATCGCTTGTGGAAGCGCCATACCATCGAGCTTGCCGGGGTGCGGCGCGGCCAGAGGGTGTTGGACCTGGCGGCGGGGACAGGGGATCTCGCGGCCCGCTTTGCTGGTCTGGTTGGGCCAGAGGGACTGGTGGTGATGACCGACATCAATGCCAGGATGCTCAACGAGGGGCGGGATCGTCTGCTCGATCGCGGGCGGGTGGGCAACGTCGCCTATTGTCTGGTGAACGCCGAGCAGATCCCCTTTGCCGATGATCAGTTCGATTGCATCACCATCGGTTTTGGGCTGCGCAATGTTACCCACAAGCAAAAGGCGCTTGAAGAGATGTTCAGGGTTTTGAAGCCAGGCGGTCGCGCCCTGGTGTTGGAGTTCTCGCACCCGAGGAGCAAGCCGTTGAGCAAGCTCTATGATCTCTATTCGTTCAATGTCCTGCCCACCCTGGGGCGGTTGGTGGTGAATGATCCGGACAGCTATCGCTATCTGGCCGAGTCGATCCGCGTCCATCCGGACCAGGAGACCCTGCGGGCGATGATGGAGGCGGCGGGTTTCGAGCGCTGCGACTATTTCAATCTCACCGGCGGCATCGTCGCCATCCATCGGGGTTATAAGCTGTAA
- a CDS encoding ubiquinone biosynthesis accessory factor UbiJ, with amino-acid sequence MMDSGLQIPDGVLAVVEGLVNRALALDPEGAAALDELAGRVIAIEVKGFGTRVTLIPGPARIQLFSFYDTEPDCLIQGSPFGLLQLVLSKRKEHPLVTGEVEIQGDATLAHALSTALGRLDIDWEEQLARVIGDPFAYQVGRKMRAVQGWAGRTAETVAANLTEYLQEERRLLPSRYEVEEFLHEVDVLRDDVERLEAHLDRLAHRLQETGRRS; translated from the coding sequence ATGATGGACTCAGGTCTTCAGATCCCCGATGGGGTCTTAGCGGTGGTGGAGGGGCTGGTCAATCGCGCCCTGGCCCTGGACCCGGAAGGCGCTGCGGCCTTGGATGAGCTCGCTGGGCGGGTTATCGCGATCGAGGTCAAGGGGTTCGGGACGCGGGTGACGCTCATCCCCGGTCCCGCTCGCATTCAGCTCTTTAGCTTTTATGACACCGAGCCGGATTGTCTGATCCAGGGCTCGCCCTTTGGGTTGTTGCAGCTCGTGTTGTCCAAACGCAAGGAGCACCCCTTGGTAACCGGTGAGGTCGAGATCCAAGGCGATGCGACCCTAGCGCATGCCTTGAGCACGGCACTAGGGCGGCTCGACATTGACTGGGAGGAGCAGTTGGCGCGAGTCATCGGCGATCCCTTCGCCTATCAGGTGGGCAGGAAGATGCGTGCGGTCCAGGGCTGGGCAGGGCGGACAGCTGAGACGGTTGCCGCCAATCTGACCGAGTATCTGCAAGAGGAGCGCCGTCTGCTCCCAAGTCGCTATGAGGTCGAGGAGTTTTTGCATGAGGTCGATGTCTTGCGCGATGACGTCGAACGTCTGGAGGCGCACCTTGACCGTCTCGCTCACCGCTTGCAGGAAACTGGTCGCCGATCATGA
- the ubiB gene encoding ubiquinone biosynthesis regulatory protein kinase UbiB: MMGPLQALRLLRINWILLRHGLDEVILATHLFRPLRWIKYLLPWHWVQRDLPPYPARIRRALEDLGPIFVKFGQILSTRRDLLPDDLANELAKLQDRVPPFSGELARAIIEKAWGRPIEEVLDQFDPVPLASASIAQVHTGRLKDGTEVVVKVLRPGIERIIRQDLALMYTFARLAQRYWKDGRRLRPVEVVSEYEKTIYDELDLQREAANASQLRRNWLNSQMLYIPEVYWDWTRPNVMVMERIYGTPVSEVEQLKAQGISMRLLGERGVEIFFTQVFRDNFFHADMHPGNIFVEPSGRYISIDFGIIGTLTAEDQRYLAENLLAFFERDYRRVAELHVESGWVPPGTRVDEFESAIRTVSEPIFEKPLAEISFGHFLVRLFQTARRFNMEIQPQLVLLEKTLLNIEGLGRQLYPELDLWTTAKPYMERWMREQVGLRGLAERTWRNVYSIADQVPELPLVAYRMLMAYDKQLRHAEFERAKLQREESPSTAAIALRAIGGATLVICATLILVLGPGQWLPEHLALVLMTLTYLVGGWLLIAAARTA; encoded by the coding sequence ATGATGGGTCCTCTCCAGGCATTGCGCCTGTTGCGCATCAACTGGATCTTGCTTCGGCATGGCTTGGATGAGGTCATCCTGGCAACCCATCTGTTTCGCCCGCTGCGCTGGATCAAATATCTGTTACCTTGGCATTGGGTACAACGGGATCTTCCCCCTTATCCAGCGCGCATTCGCAGGGCGTTGGAGGATTTGGGGCCGATATTCGTCAAGTTCGGCCAGATCCTCTCGACGCGGCGCGACCTCTTGCCGGATGACCTGGCCAATGAGCTCGCCAAGCTGCAAGACCGCGTCCCGCCCTTTAGCGGTGAGCTGGCGCGCGCCATCATCGAAAAGGCCTGGGGGCGCCCGATCGAGGAGGTGCTGGATCAATTCGACCCCGTGCCCTTGGCCTCGGCCTCGATCGCCCAGGTCCATACCGGGCGGCTGAAGGACGGGACCGAGGTGGTGGTCAAGGTCCTGCGCCCGGGGATCGAGCGCATCATCCGTCAGGATCTCGCCTTGATGTACACCTTTGCCCGTCTCGCGCAGCGTTATTGGAAGGACGGACGGCGCCTGCGCCCGGTCGAGGTGGTGAGCGAATACGAAAAGACCATCTATGATGAGCTGGACCTGCAACGCGAGGCCGCCAATGCCTCGCAACTGCGGCGCAATTGGCTCAATAGCCAGATGCTCTATATCCCCGAGGTCTATTGGGACTGGACGCGGCCCAATGTGATGGTCATGGAGCGGATCTATGGCACGCCGGTCAGCGAGGTCGAGCAGCTCAAGGCCCAGGGGATCAGCATGAGGCTCTTGGGCGAACGAGGGGTGGAGATCTTTTTTACCCAGGTGTTCCGCGATAACTTTTTCCACGCCGACATGCACCCGGGCAATATCTTTGTCGAACCCTCGGGGCGCTATATCTCGATCGATTTCGGGATCATCGGGACCCTGACGGCCGAGGATCAGCGCTATCTCGCCGAGAACCTGCTCGCCTTTTTCGAGCGCGACTATCGGCGGGTAGCCGAACTCCATGTCGAATCGGGCTGGGTCCCACCGGGCACCCGGGTCGATGAGTTCGAATCGGCGATCCGCACCGTCAGCGAACCCATCTTTGAAAAGCCCCTGGCCGAGATCTCGTTCGGTCATTTCTTGGTACGTCTCTTTCAGACCGCGCGCCGCTTCAATATGGAGATCCAGCCGCAGTTGGTGCTCTTGGAGAAGACCCTGCTCAATATCGAGGGCCTGGGGCGGCAGCTGTATCCCGAGCTCGATCTTTGGACCACGGCCAAGCCCTATATGGAGCGCTGGATGAGGGAGCAGGTGGGTCTAAGGGGGCTTGCCGAACGCACCTGGCGCAATGTCTATTCGATCGCAGATCAGGTCCCTGAGCTGCCCCTAGTGGCCTATCGGATGCTGATGGCCTATGACAAACAATTGCGCCATGCCGAGTTCGAACGCGCCAAACTCCAGCGGGAGGAATCGCCTTCGACCGCGGCCATCGCCTTGCGTGCGATCGGCGGGGCGACGCTCGTCATCTGCGCGACCCTGATCCTGGTGCTCGGGCCTGGACAGTGGCTTCCTGAACACTTGGCCCTGGTACTGATGACCCTGACCTATCTCGTGGGTGGCTGGCTCCTCATCGCCGCGGCGCGTACGGCCTAG
- a CDS encoding class II fructose-bisphosphate aldolase, whose product MLVDAFALLEHARRHAYAIGAYDVIDTAMLEGVIQGAERVAAPVILSLAEAHLDLFDEAALMRAVVDLAQRTPLPVAIHYDHGSSLERLERATRLGYTSLMLDASHLVLEENVAATRAAAELAHRAGMPLEGELGYVPGEEGRDAELHPGEIRYTDPKEACDFVAATGCDWLAVSIGTVHGRFRGEPKLDFARLEAVRQAAGVPLVIHGGTGLSDEQFRVLVRSGTNKINYYTALVELAAQAAAGQRRWEAMRSAAVSAIAAEVARTSTLWGAAGQADSACRFAPPLVAVEHVIYHNWTGNEAELQEMQARGIEVLGQLPGVQRIHAGYAERQDAPYRYLWTMTLANPRAMQAFREDPRHQDYANAYFRPWAAERITIDFLHLSNPESL is encoded by the coding sequence ATGCTCGTTGATGCCTTTGCCCTGCTCGAACATGCCCGCCGCCATGCCTATGCCATCGGTGCCTATGACGTCATCGATACCGCGATGTTGGAGGGCGTCATCCAAGGGGCGGAGCGCGTTGCCGCCCCGGTGATCCTGAGCCTTGCTGAGGCGCATCTGGACCTCTTCGATGAGGCGGCGCTGATGCGGGCCGTCGTCGATCTGGCGCAACGCACGCCCTTGCCAGTGGCCATCCATTATGACCACGGATCGAGCCTCGAGCGCCTCGAGCGGGCGACGCGCCTGGGCTATACGAGCCTGATGCTCGACGCCTCGCATCTTGTCCTCGAGGAGAATGTCGCCGCTACCCGTGCCGCAGCCGAGCTGGCGCATCGCGCAGGGATGCCACTCGAGGGCGAGCTCGGCTATGTCCCCGGCGAGGAGGGGCGGGATGCCGAGCTCCATCCCGGCGAGATCCGCTATACCGACCCAAAGGAGGCGTGCGACTTCGTCGCTGCGACCGGCTGCGATTGGCTCGCTGTCTCGATCGGGACGGTGCATGGGCGCTTTCGCGGCGAGCCTAAGCTGGATTTTGCGCGATTAGAGGCAGTGCGCCAGGCTGCCGGCGTGCCCCTGGTCATCCACGGCGGCACGGGTCTAAGCGATGAGCAGTTTCGGGTGCTCGTTCGCTCGGGGACCAATAAGATCAACTATTACACCGCCCTGGTCGAGCTCGCTGCCCAGGCCGCGGCCGGTCAGCGGCGGTGGGAGGCGATGCGCAGCGCCGCCGTTTCGGCGATCGCCGCTGAGGTGGCGCGCACCTCGACCCTCTGGGGCGCTGCGGGTCAGGCAGACTCGGCGTGCCGCTTCGCCCCGCCGTTGGTGGCTGTCGAGCATGTGATCTATCACAACTGGACCGGGAACGAGGCCGAACTCCAAGAGATGCAGGCGCGAGGGATCGAGGTCCTGGGGCAGTTGCCCGGGGTTCAGCGCATCCACGCCGGGTACGCTGAGCGCCAGGATGCCCCCTATCGCTATCTCTGGACCATGACGCTCGCCAATCCGCGCGCCATGCAGGCCTTTCGCGAGGACCCGAGACATCAGGATTACGCTAACGCCTATTTTCGGCCTTGGGCGGCAGAGCGCATCACCATCGATTTTTTGCACCTATCCAATCCCGAGTCCCTCTAG
- a CDS encoding DUF294 nucleotidyltransferase-like domain-containing protein: MSAENVFFTPIDRICQGDVATCCPDQPLIEVAELMRARNISSVVVQERKEPIGIITDRDLRNKVVAAGLDPRQVLAREVMSSPLVTIRENGYLFEALYLMSRRRIHRLGVVDGEGRLQGIVTDTDALRLHSRSPQQLMKAIEEAETPAELATLRREMEQLVLHLHGTGVATADLVQTVALLNDRLLIRLIEIVRAARYPDLTDRFAFLVLGSEGRREQTLATDQDNAIVYADDLSEPELRQLESFSLDLIDNLIATGLPACPGGIMAKNPEWRRSLSEWQQVLDKWLRTPTPAHILAGSMFFDLRTLYGDPLLEQHLKADIIAKLKGNNLFLVHSAANAVSFCPPLGWFGGIKGERRGPYRGCIEIKKAGVFAITEGLKAMALQAGISEGRTHERVRGLQQAGILEGRQAESLLAAFDVLIGLRLRAQLLAVERGSVPNNYLPLAHLNRIELGRLRLALEEVRHFQNFLRHRFHLHQLNR, encoded by the coding sequence ATGTCTGCTGAAAACGTCTTTTTTACGCCGATCGATCGCATCTGCCAGGGGGATGTCGCGACCTGCTGCCCCGATCAACCCCTGATCGAGGTCGCAGAGCTCATGCGGGCGCGCAACATCTCGAGCGTCGTGGTGCAAGAGAGGAAAGAACCCATCGGGATCATCACCGACCGCGATCTGCGCAACAAGGTCGTCGCCGCAGGTCTCGATCCGCGTCAGGTCTTGGCGCGCGAGGTGATGTCAAGCCCGCTGGTGACCATCCGCGAAAATGGGTATCTGTTCGAGGCCCTATATCTGATGAGCCGGCGGCGCATCCATCGGCTGGGGGTGGTCGATGGCGAAGGCCGGTTGCAGGGGATCGTGACAGACACCGATGCCCTGCGTCTGCATAGCCGCTCCCCCCAGCAGTTGATGAAGGCGATCGAGGAGGCCGAGACCCCGGCAGAGCTTGCGACCCTGCGCCGTGAGATGGAACAGTTGGTCTTGCACCTGCACGGCACCGGGGTCGCCACCGCCGATCTCGTCCAGACCGTGGCCCTGCTCAACGACCGGCTCCTGATCCGCCTGATCGAGATCGTACGCGCGGCGCGCTATCCGGATCTCACCGACCGTTTTGCCTTTTTGGTGTTGGGCAGCGAAGGGCGGCGCGAGCAGACCCTGGCGACCGACCAAGACAATGCCATCGTCTATGCCGATGATCTGTCTGAGCCCGAGCTGCGCCAGTTGGAGTCCTTCAGCCTCGATCTGATCGATAACCTGATTGCCACCGGCCTTCCCGCCTGCCCGGGCGGGATCATGGCGAAAAACCCCGAGTGGCGGCGCAGTCTAAGCGAATGGCAGCAGGTACTCGACAAATGGCTGCGTACCCCCACACCCGCCCATATCCTGGCCGGTAGCATGTTTTTTGATCTGCGAACGCTCTACGGCGATCCTCTCCTTGAGCAACATCTTAAAGCCGACATCATCGCCAAGCTGAAGGGCAACAATCTATTTCTGGTACACAGCGCCGCCAATGCCGTGAGCTTTTGCCCGCCGCTGGGTTGGTTCGGGGGCATCAAGGGTGAGCGCCGTGGCCCTTATCGCGGCTGTATCGAGATCAAAAAGGCAGGGGTCTTTGCGATTACCGAAGGGCTGAAGGCTATGGCCCTACAAGCAGGGATCAGCGAGGGTCGCACCCACGAGCGGGTACGCGGTCTGCAACAGGCGGGGATCCTGGAAGGGCGCCAGGCGGAAAGCCTGCTTGCGGCCTTCGATGTCCTCATCGGACTTCGCCTGCGCGCCCAGCTCCTCGCCGTCGAGCGGGGGTCGGTGCCCAACAACTATCTGCCGCTTGCGCATCTCAATCGCATCGAACTCGGGCGACTGCGGCTGGCGCTCGAAGAGGTCAGGCACTTCCAGAATTTCTTGCGCCATCGCTTCCATCTCCATCAGCTCAATCGCTGA
- a CDS encoding ABC transporter ATP-binding protein, with product MASVVLENVWVSFPIYSAANRSLKNRLIQSATGGTIRADTVSQRIPVVQALQDVSLRLKDGDRLGLIGHNGAGKTTLLRVLAGIYEPNSGRVKTQGRVAPLFDIALGMNLESTGYENIILRGLFLGLKRKEIRAMMDEIAEFTELGEFLNLPIRTYSAGMQMRLAFAVSTSVVPDILLLDEGIGVGDAAFLHKARVRLDRFTEQVPIIVLSSHSEDLVRSMCPNSLLMEHGRVVFAGPTDEALERYRALRGW from the coding sequence ATGGCCTCGGTGGTACTCGAAAACGTCTGGGTCTCTTTCCCCATCTATAGCGCCGCCAATCGATCGCTCAAAAACCGCCTGATCCAGAGCGCGACCGGCGGGACGATCCGTGCCGATACGGTCTCGCAACGCATCCCCGTGGTCCAGGCGCTGCAGGATGTCAGCCTCAGACTCAAGGACGGGGATCGGTTGGGGCTGATCGGGCACAATGGTGCCGGCAAGACCACCCTGTTGCGGGTGCTGGCTGGGATCTATGAGCCCAACAGCGGGCGAGTAAAGACCCAAGGCCGGGTCGCGCCCCTGTTCGACATCGCGCTCGGGATGAACCTCGAGAGCACCGGCTATGAGAACATCATCCTGCGCGGGTTATTCCTGGGGCTCAAGCGCAAAGAGATCCGCGCCATGATGGATGAAATCGCCGAGTTCACCGAGCTCGGGGAGTTTTTGAACCTCCCGATCCGCACCTATTCGGCAGGGATGCAGATGCGCTTGGCCTTTGCCGTTTCGACCTCGGTCGTTCCGGATATCCTGTTGCTCGACGAGGGGATCGGCGTGGGGGATGCCGCCTTTCTCCATAAGGCACGGGTGCGGCTCGATCGCTTTACCGAACAGGTCCCGATCATCGTGCTCTCTTCGCATTCCGAAGATCTGGTGCGCAGCATGTGCCCCAATTCATTGCTGATGGAGCACGGGCGGGTGGTCTTTGCTGGGCCCACAGACGAGGCGCTTGAGCGCTATCGCGCCTTGCGCGGTTGGTAA